In the Gossypium arboreum isolate Shixiya-1 chromosome 10, ASM2569848v2, whole genome shotgun sequence genome, one interval contains:
- the LOC108488892 gene encoding gibberellin 3-beta-dioxygenase 1-like: MPSRFSDAFRAHPQQQLKHPDFTSLHELPDSYAWNQRDDPSPETFATESVPLVDLNDPNALQGIGHACKTWGIFQVTNHGISTSLLDMVEHTCRSLFSLPVHQKLKAARSPDGVSGYGFARISSFFSKLMWSEGFTIVGPPDEHFRQLWPQDFSYHCDVIKEYKEEMKKLAGRLMWLMLGSLGIIAKEDIKWAGPKTDFKEASAALQLNYYPACPDPDRAMGLAPHTDSTLLTILYQNSTSGLQVFKEGAGWVAVPPVPGGLVINVGDLMHILSNGSYQSVLHRAMVNRSHHRLSSAYLYGPPSTVEISPHPKLVGPTHPPLYRPVTWNEYLHTKAKHFNKALSSVRV, encoded by the exons ATGCCTTCGAGGTTCTCCGACGCCTTTAGAGCCCACCCCCAACAACAACTCAAACACCCCGACTTCACCTCACTCCACGAACTGCCCGACTCTTACGCATGGAATCAACGCGATGACCCTTCCCCAGAAACCTTCGCCACTGAATCAGTGCCACTTGTCGATCTTAACGATCCTAATGCTCTTCAAGGTATTGGCCATGCATGCAAAACTTGGGGAATTTTCCAAGTCACCAACCATGGTATCTCCACAAGTCTCCTTGATATGGTGGAGCACACTTGCCGCTCCCTTTTCTCTTTACCAGTTCACCAAAAACTTAAAGCTGCAAGGTCTCCTGATGGCGTCTCCGGCTATGGATTTGCCAGGATTTCCTCCTTTTTTTCTAAGCTTATGTGGTCTGAGGGGTTCACTATTGTTGGGCCACCAGACGAGCATTTTCGCCAACTTTGGCCCCAAGATTTCAGCTACCACTG TGATGTGATTAAAGAATACAAGGAAGAAATGAAAAAGTTAGCCGGGAGATTGATGTGGCTCATGCTGGGCTCCCTAGGCATAATTGCCAAAGAGGATATCAAGTGGGCCGGCCCAAAAACTGACTTCAAAGAGGCCTCAGCAGCTTTACAGTTGAATTACTACCCGGCTTGTCCGGACCCGGACCGAGCCATGGGTCTCGCCCCGCACACCGACTCCACTCTCCTCACCATCCTCTACCAAAACAGCACTAGTGGGTTGCAGGTCTTTAAAGAGGGAGCCGGATGGGTCGCGGTTCCTCCGGTACCGGGGGGGCTTGTGATCAACGTTGGTGACCTTATGCATATACTGTCCAACGGGTCATACCAGAGTGTTCTTCACCGGGCCATGGTGAACCGTAGCCATCACCGGCTATCCTCGGCTTATTTATATGGGCCACCGTCTACTGTGGAAATATCACCCCATCCAAAATTAGTAGGGCCAACTCACCCACCCCTCTATCGACCGGTTACTTGGAACGAGTACCTTCACACCAAAGCTAAACATTTCAACAAGGCACTCTCATCGGTTCGGGTTTGA